A single window of Salvia splendens isolate huo1 chromosome 8, SspV2, whole genome shotgun sequence DNA harbors:
- the LOC121746086 gene encoding GDSL esterase/lipase At1g29670-like — translation MASTRKHCVSKPQFSGLFIFGDSFVDNGNNNYLQTTLKVNYFPYGVDFPTGPTGRFSNGRNIADFIAKKLGFKNSIPPFANGTTQYIVEGLNYGSGGGGILDETGSQFGDLLSLSEQLTNHEITISKIQKLLGGKSEAEKFLNRCLYYVGIGTNDYILNYLPQFYSSTTNYTPNEFAAVLIAQYSKQLRRLYGNGARKVAVSELGELGCMPVVIGAYGSANSSSCVETSNDVVQIFNQDLKLLVNNLNFDYPKAKFVYTRFTALSAKSGDIKIVSEPCCVVGTGLCVEGSVPCSNRDEYRFWDQVHPTEAAVAAAANIAYHDISALVC, via the exons ATGGCTTCAACAAGAAAGCATT GTGTCTCAAAACCACAATTTTCAGGCCTCTTCATTTTCGGAGACTCATTTGTGGACAACGGCAACAATAATTATCTCCAGACCACCTTAAAAGTTAATTACTTCCCTTATGGTGTAGATTTTCCGACCGGTCCTACTGGCAGATTCTCCAATGGTCGAAATATTGCAGATTTTATTG CAAAAAAGCTGGGTTTTAAAAATTCCATCCCTCCATTTGCCAATGGTACAACTCAATACATTGTTGAAGGCCTCAACTATGGATCAGGGGGAGGTGGCATTCTTGATGAAACCGGAAGCCAATTC GGTGATCTACTAAGCTTGAGCGAGCAGCTAACGAATCATGAAATCACAATCTCCAAAATCCAAAAATTATTGGGAGGGAAAAGTGAGGCAGAAAAATTCCTAAATCGGTGTTTATACTACGTTGGAATCGGAACCAACGACTACATACTAAACTATCTTCCTCAATTCTATTCCTCAACCACAAATTATACCCCGAATGAGTTTGCCGCAGTCCTCATCGCTCAATATTCAAAGCAACTTCGA AGGCTGTACGGAAACGGAGCGAGAAAAGTGGCCGTGTCTGAACTCGGTGAATTAGGATGCATGCCGGTGGTTATCGGCGCGTACGGCTCCGCTAATTCCTCATCCTGCGTCGAAACCAGCAACGACGTCGTTCAAATTTTCAATCAAGATCTTAAGCTCCTCGTCAACAATCTTAATTTTGACTATCCAAAAGCCAAGTTTGTGTACACCCGATTTACAGCTCTCTCTGCGAAAAGTG GTGATATAAAGATTGTGAGTGAGCCATGTTGCGTGGTGGGGACAGGGCTGTGTGTTGAAGGAAGTGTGCCGTGCAGCAATAGAGACGAGTACAGATTTTGGGATCAAGTTCATCCCACGGAGGCTGCGGTGGCGGCCGCTGCCAATATTGCCTATCACGACATCTCCGCCCTTGTTTGTTGA
- the LOC121743757 gene encoding floral homeotic protein AGAMOUS-like isoform X1, with the protein MEAQSDQSRDASPQRKNGRGKIAIKRIENTTNRQVTFCKRRNGLLKKAYELSVLCDAEVALVVFSTRGRLYEYANNSVKATIERYKKASSDSSNNGSISEANSQYYQQESSKLRTQINNLQNQNRQVLGEALGALSLRDLKNLETKVEKGIGKIRTKKNELLYAEIEYLQKRQEIELHHNNQCLRAKIAESSRAQEHMNLMPGSGGFDFVGPQAYDAPNFLQVMGLHPNEDYPKQEEPQLQLM; encoded by the exons ATGGAGGCGCAGAGCGATCAATCAAGGGATGCTTCGCCGCAGAGGAAAAACGGGAGAGGAAAGATTGCAATTAAGCGGATCGAAAACACGACGAATCGTCAGGTGACATTCTGCAAACGCCGCAACGGATTGCTGAAGAAAGCCTATGAACTGTCTGTGCTTTGCGATGCCGAGGTTGCTTTAGTCGTCTTCTCCACCAGAGGCCGCCTCTATGAGTATGCTAACAAcag TGTGAAAGCTACCATTGAGAGGTACAAGAAAGCTTCCTCGGATTCCTCAAATAATGGTTCTATCTCTGAAGCTAACAGTCAG TACTACCAGCAAGAATCATCCAAGTTGCGCACTCAAATCAATAATTTGCAGAACCAAAACAG GCAAGTGCTTGGAGAGGCATTAGGGGCTTTGTCTCTGAGGGATCTCAAGAACCTCGAGACTAAGGTCGAAAAAGGGATTGGAAAAATCCGGACCAAAAAG AATGAGTTGCTGTATGCAGAAATTGAGTACTTGCAGAAAAGG CAGGAGATTGAGCTACATCACAACAACCAGTGCCTTCGAGCAAAG ATTGCTGAGAGCAGTAGGGCCCAGGAGCACATGAATTTGATGCCAGGGAGTGGTGGTTTTGATTTTGTTGGACCACAGGCTTATGATGCTCCAAACTTTCTCCAAGTCATGGGGCTCCACCCCAATGAAGATTATCCCAAGCAGGAAGAACCACAGCTTCAGTTAATGTAA
- the LOC121743945 gene encoding GDSL esterase/lipase At1g29670-like isoform X2, with protein sequence MSKTIFTIFMFLVATVHGKKMVPCFFVFGDSLVDNGNNNDRDTVANANFLPYGIDYPNGPTGRFTNGRNVADFIAEALGFADHIPSFATANGDDAVVNGTNYASGSAGILSETGKEFGDVISFDEQLQNHQTTIARITSMLGSSRAAKKHLGQCIYYVGMGSNDYAAYTMNPTRPSPDQYASLLIDNYSLQLRLYGYGARKVAVFGLGSIGCVPAAYYMYGTLCMSATKTTSGVFNTKLRSLINLLNQDLVGAKFTYINTFGIAASKNSSFEYPNLECCTVTPGGTCVPLGIVCPDRACFAYFDGFHPTEAAAAVLAKRAFAARSPSDAHPFDIQHLVHAK encoded by the exons ATGTCTAAAACTATCTTCACAATATTCATGTTTTTGGTGGCTACAGTCCATGGAAAAAAAATGGTGCCTTGTTTTTTCGTATTTGGAGACTCCCTTGTTGATAACGGAAATAACAATGACCGAGACACCGTTGCAAATGCCAACTTCCTTCCGTACGGGATTGATTATCCCAACGGACCAACGGGCAGATTTACGAATGGTCGAAATGTAGCAGATTTCATAG CGGAGGCATTAGGCTTCGCCGATCACATCCCATCGTTTGCAACGGCTAATGGTGATGACGCCGTTGTAAACGGAACAAACTATGCATCTGGATCAGCAGGGATTCTCAGTGAAACTGGAAAGGAATTT GGTGATGTGATCAGCTTTGATGAGCAATTGCAAAATCATCAAACCACAATAGCAAGAATCACTTCTATGTTAGGAAGTTCCCGTGCTGCGAAGAAGCATCTCGGGCAGTGCATATACTATGTCGGAATGGGGAGCAACGACTACGCGGCCTACACTATGAACCCAACCCGACCATCACCGGACCAGTATGCGTCGCTACTAATTGATAACTATTCTCTTCAGCTAAGG TTGTACGGATACGGAGCGAGAAAGGTGGCGGTGTTTGGATTGGGGTCGATAGGGTGCGTTCCGGCCGCATACTATATGTATGGGACGTTATGTATGTCGGCAACCAAAACGACGTCGGGTGTGTTCAACACGAAGCTAAGATCACTAATCAATCTTCTAAACCAAGATTTAGTTGGTGCCAAGTTTACATATATCAACACGTTTGGGATTGCAGCTTCTAAGAATTCAA GCTTCGAGTATCCAAATCTGGAATGTTGCACGGTGACTCCAGGAGGAACATGCGTTCCACTAGGTATAGTTTGTCCTGACAGAGCATGTTTTGCCTACTTTGATGGGTTCCACCCGACCGAGGCTGCAGCCGCGGTCTTGGCCAAGCGTGCGTTTGCGGCTCGCTCACCTTCAGATGCTCATCCCTTTGATATTCAACACCTCGTCCACGCGAAGTAA
- the LOC121745400 gene encoding integrin-linked protein kinase 1-like isoform X2: MAPGEKNNDGDDVSDIDPGLKLMYLTNERDLDGIKELLDSGADVNFRDIDNRTALHIAACQGFSDVAKLLLENGAHVDLKDRWSGTPLADAIHYKNHDVIKLLEEHGAKQVLAPMQVENPGQLPDYEIDPKEIDLTNSIEITKGTFKLATWAGTKVAVKVFYEGAADENKVRSFRDELSLLLSIRHPNVVQFIGAVTQSSPMMIVTEYLPKGDLHEYLKRKGSLKPAKAIRLAMDIARGMNYLHERRPGAIIHRNLEPSNILRDDSGHLKVADFGISKLLKVAKSVKEERPLPCQDSTCRYLAPEVFRNQDYDTKVDVFSFALILQELIEGCPPFSTKQEHEVPKSCVAKERPPFKAPMKLYANGLKELIEECWSENPADRPTFRQIIPRLEGIHSRFNRGSCWKVIPLDCFQHWSWTKCHSGSSSRSDSSRSLGSNV; the protein is encoded by the exons ATGGCGCCGGGAGAGAAAAACAACGACGGTGACGATGTGAGTGATATTGATCCTGGCTTGAAACTCATGTATTTGACCAATGAGCGAGATTTGGATGGCATCAAGGAGCTTCTAGACTCTGGCGCTGACGTCAATTTCCGTGATATCGATAATCGGACTGCGCTTCACATCGCCGCCTGCCAGGGATTCAGTGATGTTGCTAAGCTGTTGCTTGAAAATGGAGCTCATGTAGACCTCAAAGACCGCTGGAGCGGCACG CCTCTTGCAGATGCCATACACTATAAGAATCATGATGTGATCAAACTATTGGAGGAACACGGTGCAAAGCAAGTG TTGGCTCCGATGCAGGTAGAAAATCCTGGTCAGTTACCTGATTATGAGATTGATCCTAAAGAAATTGATCTTACAAACAGTATAGAAATTACCAAG GGAACCTTTAAGTTAGCTACTTGGGCTGGAACAAAAGTTGCTGTGAAGGTATTCTATGAAGGGGCTGCTGACGAGAATAAAGT AAGGTCATTTAGAGACGAGCTTTCCTTGCTTCTGAGTATAAGGCATCCCAATGTCGTCCAGTTTATTGGTGCCGTGACACAAAGTAGTCCTATGATGATTGTGACTGAATATTTACCAAAG GGCGACCTTCACgaatatttaaaaagaaaaggtTCTCTAAAACCTGCAAAAGCTATCAGATTAGCTATGGATATTGCCAG GGGAATGAACTATTTGCATGAACGTAGACCTGGAGCTAttattcatcgtaatcttgaaCCTTC AAATATCTTGCGGGATGATTCTGGACACCTGAAAGTTGCAGATTTTGGAATTAGCAAGCTTCTTAAAGTTGCAAAAAGTGTTAAAGAAGAGAGGCCTCTTCCCTGTCAAGATAGTACCT GTCGTTATCTGGCTCCCGAGGTTTTCAGAAATCAAGATTACGATACCAAAGTAGATGTTTTCTCATTTGCCTTGATATTACAGGAG CTTATTGAGGGATGCCCTCCGTTCAGTACGAAGCAAGAACACGAAGTgccaaaatcttgtgttgcaaaAGAACGCCCTCCTTTTAAGGCCCCAATGAAATTGTATGCCAATGGTCTTAAAGA GTTGATCGAAGAGTGCTGGAGTGAAAATCCAGCTGATAGGCCGACGTTTAGGCAGATCATTCCTCGGCTGGAGGGCATTCACAGCAGATTTAACCGCGGAAGTTGCTGGAAG GTGATACCATTGGATTGCTTTCAGCATTGGAGCTGGACAAAATGTCATTCCGGTTCCAGCAGCCGGTCTGATTCATCCAGATCTCTAGGGAGCAACGTCTAA
- the LOC121744481 gene encoding GDSL esterase/lipase At1g33811-like, translated as MFRHTIIIIMPHSIMRNVCYFLLLNFVIFQFGGVVDASQVHCFFIFGDSLVDNGNNNYLNTTAKVNYSPYGIDFPAGPTGRFTNGRNTADFLAELLGIDEPLPPYANATDWDRINGVNFGSGGAGILDESGQHFGDVWTMSEQLSNHEAIVTRLAEMFGSRKLSLQHLSNCTYYVAMGNNDYLGNYLPKYYASTTNYNPKQFASLAIAQYSKHLLRLYKNGGRKVAVNGLGKLGCIPQQTAKYPVSPLTGCVETSNAAVDIFNGKLKKLIKTLNLLPGARFLYVSEITDNPSYGNITVVGKPCCEVSEGVLGHCVEGSTPCSNRDEYYFWDSFHPTEAAISLSAKVLYDAMAPLLQTTTATTPLVDVS; from the exons ATGTTTCGCCACACAATCATAATCATCATGCCTCATTCTATAATGAGAAATGTGTGCTATTTTCTGCTactaaattttgtaattttccAATTTGGTGGCGTTGTCGATGCATCCCAAGTTCACTGTTTCTTCATCTTCGGAGATTCATTGGTCGACAACGGCAACAACAATTACCTCAACACAACTGCCAAGGTCAATTACTCGCCTTACGGCATTGATTTCCCGGCCGGCCCTACCGGCAGATTCACCAACGGCCGAAATACCGCAGATTTCCTCG CTGAACTACTGGGGATAGACGAACCCCTTCCCCCATACGCCAACGCCACGGATTGGGACAGAATCAACGGTGTCAACTTTGGCTCGGGTGGAGCCGGAATTCTTGATGAATCCGGGCAACACTTC GGAGATGTGTGGACTATGAGTGAGCAACTGTCGAATCATGAGGCCATAGTTACGAGATTGGCCGAAATGTTTGGAAGCAGAAAATTAAGCTTGCAACATCTTAGCAACTGTACATACTACGTGGCAATGGGCAACAACGACTACCTCGGCAACTATCTCCCCAAATACTACGCCTCCACCACTAATTACAATCCCAAACAGTTTGCTTCTCTCGCCATCGCACAATATTCAAAGCACCTTCTT AGGCTATACAAGAACGGTGGGAGAAAAGTAGCCGTGAACGGACTCGGAAAATTAGGGTGCATTCCGCAGCAGACGGCCAAGTACCCTGTCTCGCCGTTGACAGGGTGCGTGGAGACGAGCAACGCGGCCGTTGACATCTTCAACGGAAAACTcaagaaattaataaaaacctTGAACCTCCTCCCCGGCGCCAGATTCCTGTACGTCAGTGAAATCACGGACAACCCATCGTACGGCAATATAACGGTGGTCGGAAAACCATGTTGCGAGGTGTCGGAGGGTGTGCTAGGGCACTGTGTTGAGGGAAGCACGCCGTGCAGCAACAGAGATGAATACTATTTCTGGGATTCATTCCATCCAACTGAGGCTGCCATTTCCTTGTCCGCGAAGGTTCTCTACGACGCTATGGCGCCACTATTGCAGACTACAACTGCGACTACCCCTCTTGTTGATGTTTCCTGA
- the LOC121745400 gene encoding integrin-linked protein kinase 1-like isoform X1 — MAPGEKNNDGDDVSDIDPGLKLMYLTNERDLDGIKELLDSGADVNFRDIDNRTALHIAACQGFSDVAKLLLENGAHVDLKDRWSGTPLADAIHYKNHDVIKLLEEHGAKQVLAPMQVENPGQLPDYEIDPKEIDLTNSIEITKGTFKLATWAGTKVAVKVFYEGAADENKVRSFRDELSLLLSIRHPNVVQFIGAVTQSSPMMIVTEYLPKGDLHEYLKRKGSLKPAKAIRLAMDIARGMNYLHERRPGAIIHRNLEPSNILRDDSGHLKVADFGISKLLKVAKSVKEERPLPCQDSTLLTGRYLAPEVFRNQDYDTKVDVFSFALILQELIEGCPPFSTKQEHEVPKSCVAKERPPFKAPMKLYANGLKELIEECWSENPADRPTFRQIIPRLEGIHSRFNRGSCWKVIPLDCFQHWSWTKCHSGSSSRSDSSRSLGSNV; from the exons ATGGCGCCGGGAGAGAAAAACAACGACGGTGACGATGTGAGTGATATTGATCCTGGCTTGAAACTCATGTATTTGACCAATGAGCGAGATTTGGATGGCATCAAGGAGCTTCTAGACTCTGGCGCTGACGTCAATTTCCGTGATATCGATAATCGGACTGCGCTTCACATCGCCGCCTGCCAGGGATTCAGTGATGTTGCTAAGCTGTTGCTTGAAAATGGAGCTCATGTAGACCTCAAAGACCGCTGGAGCGGCACG CCTCTTGCAGATGCCATACACTATAAGAATCATGATGTGATCAAACTATTGGAGGAACACGGTGCAAAGCAAGTG TTGGCTCCGATGCAGGTAGAAAATCCTGGTCAGTTACCTGATTATGAGATTGATCCTAAAGAAATTGATCTTACAAACAGTATAGAAATTACCAAG GGAACCTTTAAGTTAGCTACTTGGGCTGGAACAAAAGTTGCTGTGAAGGTATTCTATGAAGGGGCTGCTGACGAGAATAAAGT AAGGTCATTTAGAGACGAGCTTTCCTTGCTTCTGAGTATAAGGCATCCCAATGTCGTCCAGTTTATTGGTGCCGTGACACAAAGTAGTCCTATGATGATTGTGACTGAATATTTACCAAAG GGCGACCTTCACgaatatttaaaaagaaaaggtTCTCTAAAACCTGCAAAAGCTATCAGATTAGCTATGGATATTGCCAG GGGAATGAACTATTTGCATGAACGTAGACCTGGAGCTAttattcatcgtaatcttgaaCCTTC AAATATCTTGCGGGATGATTCTGGACACCTGAAAGTTGCAGATTTTGGAATTAGCAAGCTTCTTAAAGTTGCAAAAAGTGTTAAAGAAGAGAGGCCTCTTCCCTGTCAAGATAGTACCT TATTAACAGGTCGTTATCTGGCTCCCGAGGTTTTCAGAAATCAAGATTACGATACCAAAGTAGATGTTTTCTCATTTGCCTTGATATTACAGGAG CTTATTGAGGGATGCCCTCCGTTCAGTACGAAGCAAGAACACGAAGTgccaaaatcttgtgttgcaaaAGAACGCCCTCCTTTTAAGGCCCCAATGAAATTGTATGCCAATGGTCTTAAAGA GTTGATCGAAGAGTGCTGGAGTGAAAATCCAGCTGATAGGCCGACGTTTAGGCAGATCATTCCTCGGCTGGAGGGCATTCACAGCAGATTTAACCGCGGAAGTTGCTGGAAG GTGATACCATTGGATTGCTTTCAGCATTGGAGCTGGACAAAATGTCATTCCGGTTCCAGCAGCCGGTCTGATTCATCCAGATCTCTAGGGAGCAACGTCTAA
- the LOC121743757 gene encoding floral homeotic protein AGAMOUS-like isoform X2: MEAQSDQSRDASPQRKNGRGKIAIKRIENTTNRQVTFCKRRNGLLKKAYELSVLCDAEVALVVFSTRGRLYEYANNSVKATIERYKKASSDSSNNGSISEANSQYYQQESSKLRTQINNLQNQNRQVLGEALGALSLRDLKNLETKVEKGIGKIRTKKNELLYAEIEYLQKREIELHHNNQCLRAKIAESSRAQEHMNLMPGSGGFDFVGPQAYDAPNFLQVMGLHPNEDYPKQEEPQLQLM; this comes from the exons ATGGAGGCGCAGAGCGATCAATCAAGGGATGCTTCGCCGCAGAGGAAAAACGGGAGAGGAAAGATTGCAATTAAGCGGATCGAAAACACGACGAATCGTCAGGTGACATTCTGCAAACGCCGCAACGGATTGCTGAAGAAAGCCTATGAACTGTCTGTGCTTTGCGATGCCGAGGTTGCTTTAGTCGTCTTCTCCACCAGAGGCCGCCTCTATGAGTATGCTAACAAcag TGTGAAAGCTACCATTGAGAGGTACAAGAAAGCTTCCTCGGATTCCTCAAATAATGGTTCTATCTCTGAAGCTAACAGTCAG TACTACCAGCAAGAATCATCCAAGTTGCGCACTCAAATCAATAATTTGCAGAACCAAAACAG GCAAGTGCTTGGAGAGGCATTAGGGGCTTTGTCTCTGAGGGATCTCAAGAACCTCGAGACTAAGGTCGAAAAAGGGATTGGAAAAATCCGGACCAAAAAG AATGAGTTGCTGTATGCAGAAATTGAGTACTTGCAGAAAAGG GAGATTGAGCTACATCACAACAACCAGTGCCTTCGAGCAAAG ATTGCTGAGAGCAGTAGGGCCCAGGAGCACATGAATTTGATGCCAGGGAGTGGTGGTTTTGATTTTGTTGGACCACAGGCTTATGATGCTCCAAACTTTCTCCAAGTCATGGGGCTCCACCCCAATGAAGATTATCCCAAGCAGGAAGAACCACAGCTTCAGTTAATGTAA
- the LOC121743756 gene encoding GDSL esterase/lipase At4g18970-like: MSKLLFTTFIFLVAFNLASSVYGEKLVPCYFVFGDSLVDNGNNNDRNTVAKANFLPYGIDFPKGPTGRFTNGRNVADFIAEALGFPDSIPSFATAKSSDVVVNGTNYASGSAGILSTTGKQFGDIISLDEQLQNHQTTIAKAASVLGSADAAKNHLGRCIYYVGMGSNDYASYSLNPIKPTPDQYALLLINTYSRQLRTLYGYGARRVAVAGLGTIGCVPAGGIMSGALCLPATQMTSGVFNTKLKALVTALNQDLAGAKFTYIDTYGIAASEISSFRYPNLECCTTAAGGICIPQGVTCPDRADFIYFDGYHPTEAAAAALAKRAFVASLPSDASPFDIQTLTRNEL, from the exons ATGTCTAAACTTCTCTTCACAACATTCATATTTTTGGTGGCTTTCAACTTGGCCTCATCAGTCTATGGAGAAAAACTGGTGCCTTGTTACTTCGTATTTGGAGACTCCCTTGTTGATAACGGAAACAACAACGATCGCAACACCGTTGCAAAGGCCAACTTCCTTCCCTACGGGATCGATTTTCCCAAAGGACCAACCGGCAGATTTACAAACGGTCGTAACGTTGCAGATTTTATAG CGGAGGCTTTAGGCTTCCCCGACAGCATCCCATCGTTCGCAACGGCTAAGAGCAGCGACGTTGTTGTAAACGGAACAAACTATGCATCTGGATCAGCAGGGATTCTCAGTACAACTGGAAAGCAATTT gGTGATATAATAAGCCTGGATGAGCAATTGCAGAATCATCAAACCACAATAGCTAAAGCCGCTTCTGTACTTGGAAGTGCCGATGCTGCCAAGAATCATCTCGGGCGGTGCATATACTATGTCGGGATGGGGAGCAACGACTACGCGTCCTACAGTTTAAACCCAATCAAGCCTACCCCGGACCAGTACGCGTTGCTACTAATTAATACCTATTCTCGTCAGCTAAGG ACATTGTACGGGTACGGGGCGAGAAGGGTGGCGGTTGCTGGACTGGGAACAATAGGGTGCGTTCCCGCCGGAGGGATCATGAGTGGGGCGTTATGTCTGCCGGCAACTCAAATGACGTCGGGTGTTTTTAACACGAAGCTCAAAGCGCTAGTCACTGCTCTAAATCAAGACTTAGCTGGTGCCAAGTTTACATATATCGACACATATGGGATTGCAGCTTCTGAGATTTCAA GTTTCAGGTATCCGAATTTGGAATGCTGCACGACGGCTGCAGGAGGCATATGCATTCCACAAGGTGTGACTTGTCCTGACAGAGCAGATTTCATCTACTTTGATGGGTACCACCCCACCGAGGCTGCAGCCGCGGCCTTGGCCAAGCGCGCGTTTGTGGCTAGCTTGCCTTCCGATGCTTCTCCATTCGATATTCAAACCCTCACCCGTAATGAATTGTAA
- the LOC121743945 gene encoding GDSL esterase/lipase At1g29670-like isoform X1: MSKTIFTIFMFLVATVHGKKMVPCFFVFGDSLVDNGNNNDRDTVANANFLPYGIDYPNGPTGRFTNGRNVADFIAEALGFADHIPSFATANGDDAVVNGTNYASGSAGILSETGKEFGDVISFDEQLQNHQTTIARITSMLGSSRAAKKHLGQCIYYVGMGSNDYAAYTMNPTRPSPDQYASLLIDNYSLQLRKLYGYGARKVAVFGLGSIGCVPAAYYMYGTLCMSATKTTSGVFNTKLRSLINLLNQDLVGAKFTYINTFGIAASKNSSFEYPNLECCTVTPGGTCVPLGIVCPDRACFAYFDGFHPTEAAAAVLAKRAFAARSPSDAHPFDIQHLVHAK; this comes from the exons ATGTCTAAAACTATCTTCACAATATTCATGTTTTTGGTGGCTACAGTCCATGGAAAAAAAATGGTGCCTTGTTTTTTCGTATTTGGAGACTCCCTTGTTGATAACGGAAATAACAATGACCGAGACACCGTTGCAAATGCCAACTTCCTTCCGTACGGGATTGATTATCCCAACGGACCAACGGGCAGATTTACGAATGGTCGAAATGTAGCAGATTTCATAG CGGAGGCATTAGGCTTCGCCGATCACATCCCATCGTTTGCAACGGCTAATGGTGATGACGCCGTTGTAAACGGAACAAACTATGCATCTGGATCAGCAGGGATTCTCAGTGAAACTGGAAAGGAATTT GGTGATGTGATCAGCTTTGATGAGCAATTGCAAAATCATCAAACCACAATAGCAAGAATCACTTCTATGTTAGGAAGTTCCCGTGCTGCGAAGAAGCATCTCGGGCAGTGCATATACTATGTCGGAATGGGGAGCAACGACTACGCGGCCTACACTATGAACCCAACCCGACCATCACCGGACCAGTATGCGTCGCTACTAATTGATAACTATTCTCTTCAGCTAAGG AAGTTGTACGGATACGGAGCGAGAAAGGTGGCGGTGTTTGGATTGGGGTCGATAGGGTGCGTTCCGGCCGCATACTATATGTATGGGACGTTATGTATGTCGGCAACCAAAACGACGTCGGGTGTGTTCAACACGAAGCTAAGATCACTAATCAATCTTCTAAACCAAGATTTAGTTGGTGCCAAGTTTACATATATCAACACGTTTGGGATTGCAGCTTCTAAGAATTCAA GCTTCGAGTATCCAAATCTGGAATGTTGCACGGTGACTCCAGGAGGAACATGCGTTCCACTAGGTATAGTTTGTCCTGACAGAGCATGTTTTGCCTACTTTGATGGGTTCCACCCGACCGAGGCTGCAGCCGCGGTCTTGGCCAAGCGTGCGTTTGCGGCTCGCTCACCTTCAGATGCTCATCCCTTTGATATTCAACACCTCGTCCACGCGAAGTAA